A portion of the Wenzhouxiangella sp. XN24 genome contains these proteins:
- the metG gene encoding methionine--tRNA ligase produces the protein MSTRREMLVTSALPYANGPLHLGHLVEYIQTDIWVRFQRMRGHRCIYVCASDAHGTPIMLKARQEGIAPEALIAQVHATQVADFAGFHVEFDNYHTTHSAENRALVEEIFAALQAGGHIESRNVRQAYDEKEGMFLPDRFVRGTCPRCGAADQYGDSCEVCGATYRPAELIDAVSVLSNTPPVERDSEHLFFKLGDFEAMLKEWMAAGPLHESMRNKLEEWFEAGLQDWDISRDSPYFGFEIPGHPGKYFYVWLDAPIGYIASFRQLCDRRSDLDFDAWWRPGSDKELYHFIGKDIGYFHSLFWPAVLHGAGFRTPTAVFAHGFLTVNGEKMSKSRGTFIRARTWLEHLDPEALRYYYATKLTAGAEDIDLNLEDFVQRVNSDLVGKLVNIASRCAGFVHRVADGRLAGALPDPDLHQEMVAAAPAIEAAFDQRRYGQAIRQVMALADRANQYIDRQKPWIMARETGREQEVQAVCTQGLNAFRTLVTWLKPVLPRLAGEAERFLKCAPLNWDDAVVPLLDHQIGPFEALMQRVDPAAVQGLLEASRDSLEKKPATASSPPAEAGARPAATGDESPAEIGIEDFLKIDLRVARILEADEVDGADKLLKLTLDLGDGRRQVFSGIRSAYRAEDLPGKLTIVVANLKARKMRFGVSEGMVLAASGDGGIFLVAPDAGAEPGMRVT, from the coding sequence ATGAGCACACGCCGCGAAATGCTCGTCACCAGCGCGCTGCCGTACGCCAACGGCCCGCTGCATCTCGGCCATCTCGTCGAGTACATCCAGACCGATATCTGGGTGCGTTTCCAGCGCATGCGCGGGCATCGCTGCATTTACGTCTGCGCGAGCGACGCGCACGGCACGCCGATCATGCTGAAAGCGCGCCAGGAGGGCATCGCCCCCGAGGCGCTGATCGCCCAGGTCCACGCCACCCAGGTCGCCGACTTCGCCGGATTCCACGTGGAGTTCGACAACTACCACACCACGCATTCCGCCGAGAACCGTGCGCTGGTCGAAGAGATTTTCGCGGCGTTGCAGGCCGGCGGGCACATCGAGTCGCGCAACGTGCGCCAGGCCTACGACGAAAAAGAAGGCATGTTCCTGCCCGATCGTTTCGTGCGCGGCACCTGTCCGCGCTGCGGCGCTGCGGACCAGTACGGCGACAGCTGCGAGGTGTGCGGCGCCACCTACCGGCCGGCCGAACTGATCGACGCCGTTTCGGTGCTTTCCAACACCCCGCCGGTCGAGCGCGATTCGGAACACCTGTTCTTCAAGCTCGGCGACTTCGAGGCGATGCTCAAGGAATGGATGGCGGCCGGCCCGTTGCACGAGAGCATGCGCAACAAGCTCGAGGAGTGGTTCGAGGCCGGCCTGCAGGACTGGGACATCAGTCGCGACTCGCCCTACTTCGGCTTCGAGATTCCCGGCCACCCGGGCAAGTATTTCTATGTCTGGCTGGATGCGCCCATCGGCTACATCGCCAGCTTCCGGCAGCTCTGCGACCGGCGTTCCGACCTCGATTTCGACGCCTGGTGGCGGCCCGGCAGCGACAAGGAGCTGTATCACTTCATCGGCAAGGACATCGGATATTTCCACTCGCTGTTCTGGCCGGCCGTGCTGCACGGCGCGGGTTTCCGCACGCCGACCGCGGTCTTCGCGCATGGCTTCCTGACGGTGAACGGCGAAAAGATGTCGAAGTCGCGCGGCACCTTCATCCGGGCCCGCACCTGGCTCGAGCACCTGGATCCGGAAGCCTTGCGCTACTACTACGCCACCAAGCTGACGGCCGGCGCCGAGGACATCGACCTGAACCTCGAAGACTTCGTCCAGCGGGTGAATTCCGACCTCGTCGGGAAGCTGGTCAATATCGCCAGCCGTTGCGCCGGCTTCGTGCACCGCGTGGCCGACGGCCGGCTCGCCGGCGCCCTGCCCGACCCCGATCTCCATCAGGAAATGGTCGCCGCGGCGCCCGCCATCGAGGCGGCCTTCGACCAGCGGCGCTACGGCCAGGCGATACGCCAGGTCATGGCCCTGGCCGACCGCGCCAACCAGTACATCGACCGGCAGAAACCCTGGATCATGGCCCGCGAGACCGGCCGGGAGCAGGAGGTGCAAGCCGTCTGCACCCAGGGCCTGAACGCATTCCGCACCCTGGTCACCTGGCTCAAGCCGGTGCTGCCCAGGCTGGCAGGCGAAGCCGAGCGGTTCCTGAAGTGTGCACCGCTGAACTGGGACGACGCCGTCGTGCCATTGCTGGATCACCAGATCGGGCCGTTCGAGGCCCTCATGCAGCGGGTCGATCCCGCGGCCGTCCAGGGCCTGCTCGAGGCCTCCCGCGACAGCCTCGAGAAGAAGCCGGCAACCGCCAGTTCCCCGCCCGCCGAAGCCGGTGCCCGGCCAGCCGCTACCGGCGACGAATCACCCGCGGAGATCGGTATCGAGGATTTCCTCAAGATCGATCTGCGCGTGGCCCGCATACTCGAAGCCGACGAGGTGGACGGGGCCGACAAGCTCCTGAAACTGACGCTCGATCTCGGCGACGGCCGGCGCCAGGTGTTCTCCGGCATCCGCTCCGCGTACCGGGCCGAAGACTTGCCTGGAAAGCTCACGATCGTGGTCGCCAACCTGAAAGCGCGCAAGATGCGTTTCGGCGTGTCCGAGGGCATGGTGCTGGCCGCCTCGGGCGACGGGGGCATCTTCCTGGTGGCCCCCGATGCCGGTGCCGAGCCCGGCATGCGGGTGACCTGA
- the rsxA gene encoding electron transport complex subunit RsxA encodes MKELGLILVATVLVNNFVLVKFLGLCPFMGVSRKLETAAGMALATTFVLTLSSVCSYLVQEWLLAPLGLEYLRTIAFILVIAGVVQFTEMVVQKTSPLLYQVLGIYLPLITTNCAVLGVALLNVQESHGFLESFVYGFGAALGFSLVLVLFAGVRERVAAADVPVAFQGASIALVTAGLMSLAFMGFAGLVRG; translated from the coding sequence ATGAAAGAACTGGGACTCATTCTGGTGGCTACGGTTCTGGTGAACAACTTCGTCCTGGTGAAGTTCCTCGGGCTGTGCCCGTTCATGGGCGTTTCGCGCAAACTGGAGACCGCCGCCGGCATGGCACTGGCCACCACCTTCGTGCTGACGCTGTCTTCCGTCTGCAGCTATCTCGTCCAGGAATGGCTGCTGGCGCCGCTCGGCCTCGAATACCTGCGCACCATCGCCTTCATCCTCGTCATCGCGGGCGTGGTGCAGTTCACCGAGATGGTGGTCCAAAAGACCAGTCCGTTGCTCTACCAGGTGCTGGGCATCTACCTGCCGCTGATCACCACCAATTGCGCCGTGCTCGGGGTCGCCCTGCTGAACGTCCAGGAGAGCCACGGTTTTCTCGAGTCTTTCGTCTACGGTTTCGGCGCGGCGCTCGGGTTCTCACTGGTTCTCGTGCTGTTTGCGGGAGTCCGCGAGCGGGTCGCCGCCGCCGATGTGCCGGTGGCTTTCCAGGGTGCCTCCATCGCGCTCGTCACTGCGGGACTGATGTCGCTGGCGTTCATGGGCTTCGCCGGACTGGTCCGGGGGTAG
- a CDS encoding type IV pilus twitching motility protein PilT — MSDISTSQLTRKTQLVDRLLRAMVERNGSDLHLIAGNPPRFRLHGDLQVLEPALLDTEELAQNLQAIATPLAAATFDREEQADFAYMIEGLSRFRVNVFRHLGGMGAVMRAIPSDAVTLDSLKLPDVVRGLCQHRQGMILVTGKTGSGKSTTLAAMINEINVRRKGHIITIEDPIEFLHQRRGCLISQREVGNHTNSFAEALHSALREDPDVVLVGELRDLETMSTAITAAEMGILVMGTLHTNGAAATVDRMVHAFPPEKQAHVRTMLSTSLRGVISQQLCRRKTGDGRIPALEILVNTPAISNLLRQGKLDQLETAMQSGAAVGMRTMDSALQELLDRRFITAREAYEKASAKDRFRKLMEQSEPPGSHPGARPSNMA, encoded by the coding sequence ATGAGCGATATCAGCACCTCGCAGCTGACCCGGAAGACGCAGCTGGTCGATCGGCTGCTGCGGGCAATGGTCGAGCGCAACGGCTCCGACCTCCACCTCATCGCGGGCAACCCCCCGCGCTTCCGCCTGCATGGCGACCTGCAGGTGCTCGAGCCGGCCCTGCTCGACACCGAGGAGCTCGCGCAGAACCTGCAGGCCATCGCGACGCCGCTGGCGGCGGCCACCTTCGACCGCGAGGAGCAGGCCGACTTCGCCTACATGATCGAGGGCCTGTCGCGTTTCAGGGTCAACGTGTTCCGGCATCTCGGGGGGATGGGCGCCGTGATGCGTGCCATCCCGTCCGACGCCGTGACGCTGGATTCCCTGAAACTCCCGGACGTGGTGCGCGGCCTGTGCCAGCACCGCCAGGGCATGATCCTCGTCACGGGCAAGACGGGTTCGGGCAAGTCCACCACGCTGGCGGCGATGATCAACGAGATCAACGTGCGCCGCAAAGGGCACATCATCACGATCGAGGACCCGATCGAGTTCCTGCACCAGCGTCGCGGCTGCCTCATCAGCCAGCGCGAGGTCGGTAACCACACCAACAGCTTCGCCGAAGCCCTGCATTCCGCCTTGCGCGAGGATCCGGACGTCGTCCTGGTCGGCGAGTTGCGCGACCTGGAGACGATGAGCACGGCGATCACCGCCGCGGAAATGGGGATTCTCGTGATGGGCACGCTGCACACCAACGGTGCGGCGGCCACGGTGGACCGCATGGTGCATGCCTTTCCGCCGGAGAAGCAGGCGCATGTGCGCACCATGCTGTCCACGTCCCTCCGCGGCGTGATTTCGCAGCAACTCTGCCGGCGGAAGACGGGGGACGGCCGGATTCCGGCGCTGGAAATCCTGGTGAACACGCCGGCGATCTCCAACCTGCTTCGCCAGGGCAAGCTCGACCAGCTCGAGACGGCGATGCAGTCCGGGGCGGCCGTGGGCATGCGCACCATGGACTCCGCCTTGCAGGAACTGCTGGACCGGCGCTTCATCACGGCCCGCGAAGCCTACGAAAAAGCTTCTGCCAAGGACCGTTTCCGCAAGCTCATGGAGCAGTCAGAGCCGCCCGGCAGCCATCCCGGGGCGCGTCCGTCGAATATGGCATAA
- a CDS encoding type IV pilus twitching motility protein PilT, whose translation MQLAMAQGCSDIHLAVGVPPMLRLRGDLLPIKFRDLSPAELEGYVNEILTPGQKQVFREGHDLDFSYVSGDGGRFRVNIFRKDTGPGAVFRFIPAEVPTLESLGLPPIVRQLCDYHQGMVLVTGATGTGKSTTLAAMIDFLNSTRKMNIISLEDPIEFVHQCKNSQIVQRELGTHLKSFSAGVRAALREDPDVILVGEMRDADTISMAMTAAETGHLVLGTLHTTGAVKTIDRIIDALPAQQREQTKSFLSQSLVAVVTQVLVKTADGQGRKAVHEILVQNKAIARLIMSDQTHLIPSQLQTGKEAGMQLMDQALLEAIQRREIDPDDAYRFTTDKKQFARFVTDTGMLPKLDLAE comes from the coding sequence CTGCAGCTCGCCATGGCCCAGGGCTGCTCCGACATCCACCTCGCGGTCGGGGTGCCCCCGATGCTGCGCCTGCGTGGCGACCTGCTGCCGATCAAGTTCCGCGACCTGTCGCCGGCGGAACTCGAGGGTTACGTCAACGAGATCCTGACGCCCGGCCAGAAACAGGTGTTCCGCGAAGGCCACGATCTCGATTTTTCCTATGTCAGCGGCGACGGCGGCCGGTTCCGCGTCAACATCTTCCGCAAGGACACCGGACCCGGTGCGGTGTTTCGCTTCATCCCGGCCGAGGTGCCCACCCTCGAGTCGCTGGGGCTGCCGCCGATCGTCCGGCAGCTCTGCGACTATCACCAGGGCATGGTCCTCGTCACGGGCGCCACGGGGACGGGCAAGTCCACGACCCTCGCGGCGATGATCGATTTCCTCAACTCGACGCGCAAGATGAACATCATCAGCCTGGAGGACCCGATCGAATTCGTCCACCAGTGCAAGAACTCGCAGATCGTGCAGCGCGAACTCGGCACGCACCTGAAGAGCTTTTCAGCCGGCGTCCGCGCCGCCTTGCGCGAGGATCCGGACGTCATCCTGGTCGGCGAGATGCGCGACGCCGACACCATCAGCATGGCGATGACGGCTGCGGAAACCGGGCACCTGGTGCTCGGCACGCTGCACACCACGGGCGCCGTGAAAACCATCGACCGGATCATCGATGCGCTGCCTGCCCAGCAGCGCGAACAGACCAAGAGCTTCCTCTCGCAGAGCCTCGTCGCGGTGGTGACGCAGGTGCTGGTGAAGACGGCCGACGGCCAGGGGCGCAAGGCCGTGCACGAGATCCTCGTGCAGAACAAGGCCATCGCGCGCCTCATCATGAGCGACCAGACCCACCTCATTCCGTCCCAGCTGCAGACCGGCAAGGAGGCCGGCATGCAGCTGATGGACCAGGCGCTGCTCGAGGCTATCCAGCGCCGCGAGATCGATCCCGACGACGCGTACCGCTTCACGACCGACAAGAAGCAGTTCGCGCGCTTCGTCACCGATACCGGCATGCTGCCGAAACTGGACCTGGCGGAATGA
- the rsxB gene encoding electron transport complex subunit RsxB, translating to MISAILVIAGLAALFGLALGFAAVRFRTEGDPVADRIDALLPQTQCGQCSFAGCRPYAEAIAAGEADINRCPPGGEATIRALADLLERDPKPLDPESGELKARTIAVIDEPLCIGCTLCIQACPVDAILGAGKQMHTVITSECTGCELCVAPCPVDCIAMVEEEVTPSTWKWPRPGDSMPTEQR from the coding sequence ATGATCTCCGCCATCCTGGTCATCGCCGGCCTCGCCGCCCTGTTCGGCCTTGCCCTGGGCTTCGCCGCCGTGCGCTTCCGCACCGAGGGTGATCCGGTCGCCGACCGGATCGATGCGCTGCTGCCCCAGACCCAGTGCGGCCAGTGCAGCTTTGCCGGCTGCCGCCCCTACGCGGAGGCGATCGCGGCCGGCGAGGCGGACATCAATCGCTGCCCACCGGGCGGCGAGGCCACCATCCGCGCGCTCGCCGACCTGCTGGAGCGCGACCCGAAACCGCTGGACCCGGAAAGCGGCGAACTCAAGGCCCGTACGATCGCCGTCATCGACGAGCCCTTGTGCATCGGCTGCACCCTGTGCATCCAGGCCTGCCCCGTGGACGCCATCCTGGGTGCCGGCAAGCAGATGCACACGGTCATCACCTCGGAGTGCACCGGCTGCGAACTGTGCGTGGCACCCTGCCCGGTGGACTGCATCGCCATGGTCGAGGAGGAAGTCACGCCGAGCACCTGGAAATGGCCGCGGCCGGGCGACTCGATGCCGACGGAACAACGGTGA